The following proteins are co-located in the Dyadobacter chenwenxiniae genome:
- a CDS encoding helix-turn-helix domain-containing protein encodes MNQIFADRFKSARLRSGLSLQDLANRLNNQISKQALHKYEKGAVVPDSERLGLLSTVMNVRPDYFFRETSIQIGDLAYRSLKSIPAKEEYKVVEQTREYLSRYLELEEILGLENKFENPLADFGLVSEYQQVSQAANLLRKTWEIGKDPIYNVAELLEDKFIKVVEIDADTNFNGMQTWVNGSIPVVAFNKNLEGKPDRIRFTLLHELGHLLLNFGNVTENQKEILCHQFAGAILMPEETLKQELGAHRNKLSLQELGNIKKHYGISMQAIVKRALECGIVNDHFAKQFLGMMKEMGWRTLEPVAYEGVEKSNRFDQLIFRGIAEEQISMTKAAALKNMRLAEFHILSLTLA; translated from the coding sequence ATGAACCAGATATTTGCTGACCGTTTCAAATCTGCAAGGTTAAGGAGTGGGTTATCACTGCAAGACCTTGCAAACAGGCTCAATAATCAGATTAGTAAACAAGCATTGCACAAATATGAGAAGGGCGCTGTTGTTCCGGACAGCGAGCGCCTGGGACTTTTGAGCACTGTAATGAATGTTCGTCCTGATTATTTTTTCAGAGAAACCAGCATTCAGATCGGGGATCTGGCATATCGTAGCCTGAAAAGCATCCCTGCGAAAGAGGAGTATAAAGTTGTTGAGCAAACCAGAGAGTATCTTTCCCGCTATCTTGAACTGGAAGAAATATTAGGGTTGGAAAACAAATTTGAAAATCCGTTAGCAGATTTCGGATTGGTATCTGAATATCAACAGGTTAGTCAGGCCGCGAATCTTTTGAGAAAAACATGGGAGATCGGTAAAGATCCCATATACAATGTCGCTGAACTACTGGAAGATAAGTTTATCAAGGTTGTTGAGATCGACGCGGATACCAATTTCAATGGTATGCAAACCTGGGTTAATGGCTCGATTCCTGTCGTTGCATTTAATAAAAACCTGGAAGGCAAACCTGACAGGATCCGATTCACTTTATTGCATGAACTTGGGCATTTGCTTCTGAATTTTGGAAATGTTACCGAGAATCAGAAAGAGATCTTATGCCATCAGTTTGCAGGAGCGATACTTATGCCGGAAGAAACTTTGAAACAGGAATTGGGAGCGCATCGGAACAAGCTCTCCCTTCAAGAGCTTGGTAATATCAAAAAACATTATGGCATTTCCATGCAGGCGATCGTTAAGAGAGCTCTCGAATGCGGGATCGTCAATGATCATTTTGCCAAACAATTCCTTGGCATGATGAAGGAAATGGGTTGGAGAACGCTGGAACCTGTTGCTTACGAGGGCGTTGAAAAATCTAACCGGTTCGATCAGCTGATATTTCGGGGAATTGCAGAGGAACAAATATCAATGACCAAGGCAGCGGCTTTAAAAAATATGAGACTGGCAGAATTTCATATTCTGAGCTTGACACTTGCATGA
- a CDS encoding NAD(P)H-binding protein: MKYIITGSLGNISRPVTKNLVAAGHDVTVISSSADKKSEIESLGATPAIGSLTDTEFLKTTFQNAEVAYLMIPSSFSLPDYAGFQLEVADKYLEALKGSNIKHVVLLSSLGAHMRKGAGPIDALGYLEEKLLEIPDLNVNFLRPSYFFSNLFSLAGMIKHAGIAGNNYGDTDEKLVLTHTDHIAEVATEALLNLFTGKSITNIANDERHPSEIAAVLGKAVGKENTPWITFSDEDAYKGMLGAGLNESFAQLYKEMGQAVRSGEMQAEYWKNRPQKLGDYKLEDFAKEFAGAYAGA, encoded by the coding sequence ATGAAATATATCATCACAGGATCATTAGGAAACATTAGCAGACCCGTTACAAAGAACTTAGTAGCAGCCGGACACGACGTAACTGTTATCAGCAGCAGCGCCGATAAAAAATCAGAAATCGAATCCCTTGGCGCAACACCAGCCATCGGCTCTTTGACCGACACCGAATTTTTAAAAACCACATTTCAAAACGCAGAAGTGGCTTATTTGATGATCCCAAGCAGCTTCTCCCTTCCCGACTATGCCGGATTTCAGCTCGAAGTGGCAGACAAGTATTTGGAAGCACTTAAAGGCAGCAATATTAAACACGTTGTGCTCCTAAGCAGCCTGGGCGCACACATGCGGAAGGGCGCCGGGCCGATCGATGCATTGGGTTATCTGGAAGAAAAGTTGCTAGAAATACCTGATCTGAATGTAAATTTCCTGCGCCCCTCCTACTTCTTCTCAAACCTATTCAGCCTCGCCGGAATGATCAAGCACGCAGGCATTGCTGGAAACAATTATGGTGACACCGATGAAAAACTGGTGCTAACGCATACGGACCACATTGCCGAGGTTGCGACTGAGGCTTTGCTGAATCTTTTCACTGGAAAAAGTATCACAAACATTGCTAACGACGAGCGCCACCCGAGCGAAATCGCGGCAGTATTAGGCAAAGCGGTTGGAAAAGAAAACACGCCTTGGATTACATTTTCAGACGAAGACGCGTACAAAGGAATGCTGGGCGCTGGCCTAAACGAAAGCTTCGCGCAGCTTTACAAAGAGATGGGACAAGCCGTCAGGAGCGGCGAAATGCAAGCAGAGTATTGGAAAAACAGGCCTCAGAAGCTGGGAGATTACAAGCTGGAAGATTTCGCCAAGGAGTTTGCAGGGGCATATGCAGGAGCGTAG
- a CDS encoding winged helix-turn-helix transcriptional regulator encodes MTKVKESSTYNANREIVLQECPVTYVMNKIGGHWKPIILYHLLSGSKRYSEIRKAMPHITEKMLIQHLKQLESDKLLIREAKPVVPPYVTYTLTDSGRDLESVINAMAEWACKDMKRHAFV; translated from the coding sequence ATGACAAAGGTTAAAGAAAGCTCCACGTACAATGCCAACCGGGAGATCGTGTTGCAGGAATGCCCGGTCACTTATGTGATGAACAAGATCGGCGGACATTGGAAACCCATTATTTTGTATCACCTCCTGTCGGGCAGCAAACGTTACTCCGAGATCAGGAAAGCGATGCCGCACATAACGGAGAAAATGCTCATCCAGCATTTAAAACAGCTCGAAAGCGACAAGTTATTGATCCGCGAAGCCAAGCCCGTTGTGCCGCCCTACGTCACTTACACGCTTACGGATTCTGGCCGGGATCTTGAATCAGTGATTAATGCGATGGCCGAATGGGCTTGTAAGGATATGAAAAGGCATGCATTTGTTTAA
- a CDS encoding class I SAM-dependent methyltransferase, producing MHNESLRDLFYSHRGNLIHKWDHYFDIYEKYFAKYRGQKVNMLEIGISHGGSMQLWEKYFGAHVHVYAIDINPDCKKLEEENTTIFIGSQSDKAFLESVAGQLPELDFIIDDGGHTMDQQRVSFETLYMKVKEGGLYLVEDTHTSYWAEFHGGLKNPNSFIEQSKHLVDSLYDSHVIDKSKVTINEITNHINSIAFYDSIVVFEKQLRKKPFHKQIGKKTIKPYEPTELKKQTWMESFLSRFKKKEEHPFAANDGGITEL from the coding sequence ATGCATAATGAATCTTTAAGAGATCTTTTTTACAGCCACCGTGGAAATCTGATCCATAAGTGGGACCATTATTTTGACATTTACGAAAAATATTTTGCCAAATATCGCGGTCAGAAGGTCAATATGCTTGAAATTGGCATTTCGCATGGCGGATCGATGCAGCTTTGGGAAAAATATTTTGGTGCCCATGTGCATGTTTACGCTATCGACATTAATCCTGACTGTAAGAAGCTTGAAGAAGAAAATACAACCATTTTCATAGGTTCTCAGAGTGATAAGGCATTTCTGGAAAGTGTTGCGGGCCAATTGCCCGAACTGGACTTCATAATTGACGATGGCGGGCATACGATGGACCAGCAGCGCGTGTCGTTTGAAACCCTTTATATGAAGGTAAAAGAAGGCGGTTTGTATCTCGTTGAAGATACGCATACTTCTTACTGGGCTGAATTTCACGGCGGACTAAAAAATCCGAATTCCTTTATTGAGCAATCCAAACACCTTGTGGACTCCTTGTATGACAGTCACGTGATCGATAAGAGTAAGGTGACTATCAATGAAATAACCAATCATATCAACAGCATTGCATTCTACGATTCTATTGTCGTTTTTGAAAAGCAGTTGCGAAAAAAGCCATTTCACAAACAAATCGGCAAAAAGACAATCAAACCATACGAGCCGACGGAGTTGAAAAAACAAACCTGGATGGAGTCTTTCTTGTCCCGTTTTAAGAAAAAGGAAGAGCATCCTTTTGCTGCGAATGATGGTGGAATCACAGAATTATAA
- a CDS encoding BNR-4 repeat-containing protein: MKIRLLLLAFVCLTGRLHAQNVSALTEDGAWCWFSDPRAIYTNDKNGQVVTGWVTKSGDIVAASLDLESGKTARKTLYTKLEIDDHDNPAFLQLPDKTILTQYTWHGGSKDGMGVIQNTTLEPLDVATFSDSIVFKPQTAALLTKFKRETYTYANPFILSAENNKVYSFGRWVGFKPNFITSTDNGKTWSDPVVVITSKALDTNNRPYVKYYSDGKSKIHLIFTDGHPNSEPLNSVYYCYYDKGAFWRADGTKIANIDQLPFNPSDATIVYKATPETGKAWIFDIVIDQKGRPVVAYTRYPTNENHQYYYTVFDGKKWHDHHLIDSGKWFPQTPEGKREREENYSGGLTIDPLDPSIVYFSHEVDSVFEISKGETKDLGKTWKITPVTRNSKLDNVRPVVPRYKKKGDKTVLLWMQNRKYVHYTDYDTRIVWKELTSR; the protein is encoded by the coding sequence ATGAAAATCCGCCTCCTGTTGCTGGCATTCGTGTGCTTAACCGGCAGACTCCATGCTCAGAATGTATCGGCACTGACCGAAGATGGTGCCTGGTGCTGGTTCAGCGATCCGCGGGCCATTTATACAAATGATAAAAATGGCCAGGTTGTAACTGGCTGGGTTACGAAATCAGGTGACATTGTTGCGGCGTCATTGGATCTTGAATCAGGAAAAACAGCCCGGAAAACGCTCTATACCAAACTCGAAATCGACGATCATGATAATCCGGCGTTTTTGCAACTGCCCGATAAAACCATTTTGACCCAATACACCTGGCACGGCGGAAGTAAAGACGGCATGGGTGTGATTCAAAACACAACATTGGAACCACTTGACGTTGCAACATTCTCTGATTCAATCGTTTTCAAACCACAAACAGCAGCATTGCTGACCAAGTTTAAGCGCGAAACTTACACTTATGCCAATCCATTTATATTAAGTGCGGAAAATAATAAGGTTTACAGTTTTGGCCGTTGGGTGGGTTTTAAGCCCAATTTCATCACATCCACAGACAACGGCAAAACCTGGTCTGATCCAGTGGTCGTCATCACATCGAAGGCATTGGACACCAATAACCGGCCTTACGTGAAGTATTATTCCGACGGCAAATCAAAGATCCACCTCATTTTTACAGACGGACATCCCAATTCCGAGCCGCTGAATTCTGTTTATTATTGCTATTATGATAAAGGTGCATTCTGGCGCGCGGACGGCACAAAAATCGCGAACATTGATCAGTTACCATTCAATCCGTCCGACGCGACGATCGTTTACAAAGCCACTCCTGAAACCGGGAAAGCCTGGATTTTTGACATTGTCATTGACCAGAAAGGTAGGCCGGTCGTAGCTTACACGCGTTACCCCACCAACGAAAATCATCAATATTACTACACCGTTTTTGATGGTAAAAAATGGCATGATCATCATTTGATCGACTCCGGCAAATGGTTTCCGCAAACGCCGGAAGGCAAGAGAGAGCGCGAAGAAAATTACTCCGGCGGTCTGACAATTGATCCGCTAGATCCTTCCATCGTTTATTTTTCACATGAGGTTGATAGTGTCTTCGAGATCTCAAAAGGTGAGACGAAAGATTTGGGCAAAACCTGGAAAATAACGCCTGTCACCAGAAATTCGAAGCTGGATAATGTTCGCCCCGTAGTCCCGCGCTATAAAAAGAAGGGCGACAAAACCGTTTTATTATGGATGCAAAACCGGAAGTATGTGCATTATACGGATTACGATACGCGCATTGTCTGGAAAGAATTGACGTCGCGCTAA
- a CDS encoding ThuA domain-containing protein: MFKKLLPLLLVIVSAAYAQAQQFKILLFTKTAGFHHVSIHEGVAGIRNLASRHNFSVDWQENADVFNDKSLANYAAVIFLNTTGDILNDAQQAAFEKYIKSGKGFVGIHSAADTEYDWAWYGKLVGMYFKTHPAQQTAFLDVKDSNFPGLERFPKRLLWTDEWYEYKKPYNADDLKILITLDEKSYDPKTNQGTGMGAEHPMAWYHNYDGGRAFYTGLGHIGLVYSDQSFLDHLYGGIYWAATGKGLK; the protein is encoded by the coding sequence ATGTTCAAAAAATTACTGCCACTGCTTCTTGTTATCGTGAGCGCGGCATACGCCCAGGCGCAGCAGTTTAAAATTTTATTATTTACCAAAACAGCAGGTTTTCACCACGTTTCGATCCATGAAGGCGTTGCGGGAATCCGTAACCTCGCTTCCAGGCACAATTTTTCAGTCGACTGGCAGGAGAATGCGGATGTTTTCAATGATAAAAGTCTGGCCAACTACGCAGCCGTTATTTTCCTGAACACCACCGGCGACATCCTGAATGATGCGCAACAGGCAGCATTTGAAAAATACATTAAAAGCGGAAAAGGCTTCGTAGGGATCCACTCTGCGGCCGATACGGAATACGATTGGGCATGGTATGGCAAGTTGGTAGGAATGTATTTCAAGACCCACCCGGCACAGCAAACGGCATTTCTGGACGTAAAAGACAGCAACTTCCCAGGCTTGGAACGTTTTCCTAAACGCCTGCTTTGGACCGACGAATGGTACGAATACAAAAAACCATACAACGCAGACGACCTTAAAATCCTGATCACACTCGACGAAAAATCCTACGATCCAAAAACCAACCAGGGCACCGGAATGGGCGCAGAACACCCTATGGCCTGGTATCACAACTACGACGGCGGCCGCGCATTCTACACCGGTCTGGGCCACATTGGGTTGGTTTATTCGGATCAATCGTTCCTGGATCATTTGTACGGAGGCATTTACTGGGCCGCTACGGGGAAGGGTTTGAAGTAA
- a CDS encoding DUF1304 domain-containing protein: protein MEILGKILVGLVALEHLYIMYIEMFAWETKGKETFKGSLAPELFTPTKTLAANQGLYNGFLAAGLIWYFFLEGHWAFHIAIFFLTCVIIAGIYGAVTASKKIFYVQALPAIVALIVLHIR from the coding sequence ATGGAAATCCTCGGCAAAATTCTCGTTGGCCTCGTTGCGCTGGAACACCTTTACATCATGTACATTGAAATGTTTGCCTGGGAAACCAAGGGGAAGGAGACATTCAAAGGATCACTGGCCCCTGAACTGTTTACGCCCACAAAGACATTAGCAGCCAATCAGGGACTGTACAACGGATTCCTGGCAGCCGGCCTGATCTGGTACTTTTTTCTCGAAGGTCACTGGGCATTTCATATCGCCATTTTCTTCCTGACTTGCGTAATTATCGCCGGAATTTACGGAGCCGTCACAGCCAGCAAAAAGATATTTTACGTGCAGGCGTTACCCGCGATTGTGGCTTTGATAGTTTTGCATATTCGGTAG
- a CDS encoding type II toxin-antitoxin system RelE family toxin, with protein sequence MSYTVQYEKRALKELSKLPATAVRQILTKIDSLSTDPYQTGIKKLKGFENVFRARAGNYRILYEVNDGKLLIMIVVVGDRKDVYDQ encoded by the coding sequence ATGAGTTATACGGTTCAGTATGAGAAGCGTGCACTAAAAGAACTTTCCAAACTCCCCGCCACTGCCGTGCGGCAGATTCTCACAAAAATTGATTCTTTGTCAACCGATCCGTATCAAACCGGGATCAAAAAGCTGAAAGGTTTTGAAAATGTTTTTCGAGCCAGGGCAGGAAATTACCGGATACTCTATGAAGTAAATGACGGTAAGCTGCTAATCATGATCGTTGTGGTTGGGGATCGAAAGGACGTTTATGATCAATAA
- a CDS encoding Eco57I restriction-modification methylase domain-containing protein yields the protein MYSLYDIINGLTTDSPTMVDKPTLLSRFANLLGWTPSYHLFPGKEVDFANIHLVVEHGLENTAILTFLKTPYSLLTNENRNFLLNISYNNLVDWHIHVEKDKITYVYNRLNSSKNVIDEFYFKRDDYDQLRSEAFDKIIGRKPNPNIPALDDALINTVSYWKRSISSELEKEDINEPLSSLFNSIMFVRAVEDNLRRYNKEESVSRILSWAWNELKTNADVGISEIIELALNTLGSYDFPDYLVDFDQLRKLKSLSKQSISYLIGDFYDNKHASLYHYDFSIISMHALSRIYERYVSLLKVEADYQLFLFPSFKNLAKEEINKAFGSIYTPQYIARFFAQYLKQHLTPTEFKRIKIAEPAVGSGIFLRSLLEIKCDPRQEGITDEEIVNAFEDLLGIDVDPNATKATELSLALLQLVLVNTFPKTLNIQTKESIEYFSENQELNGTFDVVISNPPFIPISSQSEAMKERINKLMDDLGVGRTDTYIAFLKISIDLLKPGGYGLFVLPHSFLASSSGAKLRQFITENCSIKCLVDLSAIEVFENTGIYVILLIIQKNSKQHFLSQYTTVVKCRDFVGKALVSAINEREEETDFYSVYNVDSEHFHSKQWFILPSSEIKIQQKLKKFPELKEFVEITQGFVTGNDEVFLFAKAEIPPGEEAIFVPYLRDKEINSFNFDKEISIYLFYPFLGNKKIEESEMSQLFPKTWDYLNKYKEKLSSNKSLRGGTWWKPLWPRSPEKMMRSKIVTPHLTITPKFAIDLEGKFAVSHSPFLIPKSKNVSGDDLLLYLVGILNSAPCYWYISNHSHKYNHGYNRLEVSTLKSTPIPDPSLVPSSLMNKLLNLVKERSQTSTFQGRELERKINSIVAELYGLNQEDQSVLGIQ from the coding sequence ATGTATAGCCTTTATGACATTATAAATGGACTAACAACTGATTCTCCAACGATGGTAGATAAACCGACCTTATTAAGTCGATTTGCCAACTTATTAGGTTGGACGCCCAGTTATCATCTGTTTCCCGGCAAAGAAGTAGATTTTGCTAATATACATTTAGTAGTGGAGCACGGATTAGAAAACACCGCAATTCTTACATTTCTAAAAACTCCATATTCGCTATTAACAAATGAGAATAGAAATTTCCTGTTAAATATCTCATATAATAACCTAGTTGACTGGCATATTCATGTTGAAAAGGACAAGATCACTTATGTTTACAACCGTTTAAACTCATCTAAAAACGTTATCGACGAGTTTTATTTCAAACGAGATGACTATGACCAACTTAGAAGTGAAGCATTTGACAAAATAATTGGCAGAAAACCGAACCCTAACATACCCGCTCTTGACGATGCGCTAATTAATACAGTTTCATACTGGAAACGCTCCATTTCTTCTGAGCTAGAAAAGGAAGATATCAATGAACCATTATCAAGCTTGTTCAATTCGATAATGTTTGTTCGAGCTGTTGAAGATAATTTACGAAGGTATAATAAAGAGGAGTCGGTTAGCAGGATTCTTTCCTGGGCCTGGAACGAATTGAAAACGAATGCAGATGTAGGAATATCTGAAATTATTGAGCTAGCTTTAAACACACTAGGATCATATGACTTCCCTGACTACCTAGTGGACTTTGATCAATTGCGTAAACTCAAATCGTTAAGTAAGCAATCAATTTCATATCTTATTGGAGATTTTTATGATAATAAGCACGCAAGTCTCTATCATTACGATTTTTCCATCATCTCAATGCATGCTTTGAGTAGGATTTACGAAAGATATGTTTCACTTTTGAAAGTCGAAGCCGATTATCAACTATTCTTATTCCCTTCATTTAAAAACTTAGCAAAAGAGGAAATAAACAAGGCATTTGGATCGATATATACTCCTCAATACATAGCAAGATTTTTTGCTCAATATCTTAAACAACATCTTACTCCAACCGAATTTAAGCGCATAAAAATCGCCGAGCCTGCGGTTGGATCTGGAATTTTTCTTCGATCACTTCTAGAAATTAAGTGCGATCCTCGACAGGAAGGGATAACAGATGAAGAAATTGTAAACGCTTTTGAAGACCTATTAGGTATTGACGTTGATCCGAATGCTACCAAAGCGACAGAATTATCGCTTGCATTGTTGCAACTTGTGTTGGTCAATACATTTCCGAAAACTTTGAATATTCAGACAAAAGAAAGCATAGAATATTTTAGTGAAAATCAGGAGCTAAATGGCACCTTCGATGTGGTTATATCCAATCCGCCCTTTATCCCCATATCCTCGCAGAGTGAGGCGATGAAAGAAAGGATAAATAAATTAATGGATGACCTTGGAGTTGGTAGAACCGACACCTATATCGCCTTTTTAAAGATTAGCATTGACCTTTTAAAACCAGGTGGGTACGGATTGTTCGTTTTACCGCATAGCTTCCTAGCTTCATCAAGTGGCGCTAAACTAAGGCAATTTATAACCGAGAACTGCTCAATTAAATGCTTAGTTGACCTTTCTGCTATTGAAGTATTTGAAAATACTGGGATTTACGTAATACTTTTGATAATTCAAAAAAACTCAAAACAGCATTTTCTATCTCAATACACCACAGTGGTTAAATGTAGAGATTTCGTCGGAAAAGCTCTAGTATCAGCTATAAATGAAAGGGAAGAGGAAACTGATTTTTACAGTGTATATAACGTTGACAGTGAACATTTCCATTCAAAGCAATGGTTTATATTACCTTCAAGTGAGATAAAGATTCAGCAGAAACTAAAAAAATTTCCTGAGCTAAAGGAGTTCGTGGAGATTACTCAGGGATTTGTTACAGGTAATGATGAAGTATTTTTATTCGCAAAGGCGGAAATACCGCCAGGAGAGGAAGCAATATTTGTTCCATATTTAAGAGATAAAGAAATTAACTCCTTCAATTTTGATAAGGAGATTAGCATATATTTATTTTATCCTTTTTTGGGAAATAAAAAAATTGAAGAATCTGAGATGTCTCAATTGTTTCCGAAGACTTGGGATTATTTGAACAAATACAAAGAGAAATTATCTTCTAACAAATCTCTAAGAGGAGGGACTTGGTGGAAACCGCTGTGGCCACGATCACCTGAAAAAATGATGAGGAGCAAAATTGTCACGCCACATTTGACAATAACGCCAAAATTTGCGATTGATTTGGAAGGAAAATTTGCAGTTTCCCATTCACCTTTTTTGATTCCTAAATCTAAAAATGTTTCGGGAGACGATTTGCTACTTTACTTAGTTGGTATTCTGAATTCCGCTCCATGCTATTGGTACATTTCAAACCACTCTCATAAATATAATCACGGTTATAATCGACTAGAGGTCAGCACGCTAAAAAGTACTCCGATACCAGATCCGTCCCTAGTGCCTTCATCCTTAATGAATAAGTTGCTCAACCTGGTTAAAGAGCGCTCTCAAACTTCAACATTTCAGGGTAGAGAATTGGAAAGAAAAATCAATTCAATAGTTGCCGAATTATATGGACTTAATCAAGAAGATCAATCTGTCTTAGGCATTCAATAA
- a CDS encoding HEPN domain-containing protein produces MAHTEDHLRQATRNLKFLENINQLVTDSLDWQVTTCFYTALHLINAHLANFGMQYKTHHDVDDAINPAHRLSPCKISEDTYKAYKMLYNLSRRSRYLVMVTNNRVVDTGKAELTYCKHQARALRHLNTVLEFYCGQYDAKISLVKIMCGGGDWGCKSSTLLTLVVLKK; encoded by the coding sequence TTGGCACATACCGAAGACCACCTCCGTCAGGCAACCAGAAATCTAAAATTTCTAGAAAACATCAATCAGCTCGTCACAGATTCACTCGACTGGCAGGTTACCACATGTTTTTACACCGCACTCCATCTCATCAATGCGCATTTGGCCAATTTTGGGATGCAATACAAAACGCACCACGACGTCGACGACGCCATAAATCCCGCACATCGCCTTTCGCCCTGCAAAATCAGCGAGGACACCTATAAAGCTTACAAAATGCTTTACAATCTTTCCCGGCGGTCACGATATTTGGTAATGGTAACCAATAATCGAGTTGTCGACACCGGCAAAGCCGAACTTACTTATTGCAAACACCAAGCCCGGGCGCTACGGCATTTGAATACGGTTCTGGAATTCTATTGTGGGCAGTATGATGCGAAGATTTCTTTGGTAAAGATTATGTGTGGGGGGGGTGATTGGGGCTGCAAATCTTCAACATTACTTACTCTTGTAGTTCTAAAAAAGTAA
- a CDS encoding helix-turn-helix transcriptional regulator, with product MGQNKWRYLHQKANNKLLVPKIRLNRVKVLLVERNLSSKDLAKHLNKTESTVSRWCRNEVQPSVETLYEISVWLKVDIRELLVSTAE from the coding sequence TTGGGACAAAATAAATGGAGATATTTGCATCAAAAAGCAAACAATAAGCTTCTCGTGCCAAAAATTCGTTTAAACAGAGTCAAGGTTTTACTGGTTGAAAGAAATCTTTCAAGTAAAGATTTAGCCAAACATTTAAATAAAACGGAATCAACCGTTTCTCGCTGGTGTAGAAATGAAGTGCAACCTTCTGTCGAGACGCTTTATGAGATTTCCGTTTGGTTGAAGGTTGATATAAGGGAACTGTTGGTTAGTACGGCTGAATGA
- a CDS encoding SymE family type I addiction module toxin produces the protein MTHKKQPLQTNQRQLKIYQKYQRRENTPDVFLPEIRLCGKWLHDLGFACGEEVTVKYFENKLEITLNPAAEVKPALVGRRKR, from the coding sequence ATGACACACAAAAAACAACCATTACAGACAAACCAACGCCAACTAAAAATCTACCAAAAATACCAGCGCCGCGAAAACACACCTGACGTTTTCCTGCCCGAAATCCGCCTCTGCGGAAAGTGGCTGCATGACTTAGGCTTTGCATGCGGGGAAGAGGTGACGGTAAAGTATTTTGAGAATAAATTGGAGATCACTCTAAATCCGGCTGCCGAAGTCAAGCCAGCGCTGGTTGGAAGGCGGAAAAGATAA
- a CDS encoding dihydrofolate reductase family protein, producing MRRIIINEHLSLDGVIQGPGGPDEDTTGGFQLGGWSATYADDITRESLFAALNEDYDLLLGRFTFDIWEPYWPKQSGPIAEKFNKIKKYVATHTLTEASWDGTVLLNGDTIGQVKELKASDGPSLHMWGSADLIQSLFQNGLIDQINVWIYPVVLGKGKKLFAGGALPSGLKLTKHAVSTTGVICASFELNGKVPTGNAAED from the coding sequence ATGAGAAGGATCATCATCAATGAACATTTGAGTTTGGACGGGGTTATTCAGGGGCCGGGTGGGCCGGATGAGGACACGACGGGCGGTTTTCAGCTGGGCGGGTGGTCTGCGACTTATGCGGATGACATTACGAGGGAGTCGCTTTTTGCTGCCCTGAATGAGGATTACGATCTGCTTTTGGGGCGTTTTACATTTGATATCTGGGAGCCATATTGGCCGAAGCAGTCGGGGCCGATTGCGGAGAAATTTAATAAAATTAAAAAATATGTTGCCACGCACACGCTTACGGAAGCCAGCTGGGATGGCACTGTGTTGCTCAACGGCGACACCATAGGACAGGTTAAGGAGCTGAAAGCCAGCGACGGACCCAGTTTGCACATGTGGGGCAGCGCTGATCTGATTCAATCATTGTTTCAAAATGGGCTGATCGACCAGATTAATGTGTGGATTTATCCGGTGGTGTTGGGTAAAGGGAAAAAGCTTTTTGCCGGAGGGGCACTTCCGAGCGGCCTCAAATTAACCAAGCACGCGGTCTCTACCACCGGCGTGATCTGCGCGTCATTTGAACTGAATGGCAAAGTGCCCACTGGCAATGCTGCGGAGGACTAA